The proteins below come from a single Mycosarcoma maydis chromosome 19, whole genome shotgun sequence genomic window:
- a CDS encoding NAPDH-dependent diflavin reductase (related to NADPH-dependent FMN and FAD containing oxidoreductase (NR1)) — MTSIRTSNCASEGRRLTILYMTQTGTSSDLALRISRQAQRKRFHVTIADVCSYDPTDLVSESLMLFLVSTTGQGEFPTTSRPFWNFLLRKGIPEDILEDVTFAAFGLGDSTYPRFCWPVRLLSRRLRGLGAKELVEHGEGDDMHYLGLEGELGPWMNRFWRKLDELCPLEAGVREVGRDELLPPSVTVTKVETEEGRLKEKHDGRDALGRHLEDQGWSISILDKNQRMTATDHFQDVRLLEFVRLNQTDVEEDKRQIGENEEISRGSASALDGISIQTYRPGDILCLHPINDAASVTEMLSRLDLDADTLVSLAGSTIPSTVPQSPAHMSVRDLLTHHLDFTSVPTNSFFEQIRLFSPTGSQEREKLDEYCGIFPEEELAKGANPQDGIDEMYEYAQRPRRTIKEVLDEFKSVQVPLAYIADVLPWIKPREFSIASAPPANSEREKRVSEEPHAIQLSVAMVKYKTRLRKARTGLCTRWLSSLPLGSRVPVVIKPGYLTLPPAQAPLILIGPGTGCAPLRSLVIDRLSNSTLARSEIHLFLGFRYRTKDYLFQHDWQHLQQSYANQFHLHTAFSRDGEAKTYVQDLIVKPDNAHVLWEAITERNAWIVVAGASGKMPEQVRGAFESIARSQGGMDEEQAKRFMDALERQRRWQEECWG, encoded by the coding sequence ATGACATCGATACGGACATCGAATTGCGCATCTGAGGGCCGTCGTCTGACGATCCTGTACATGACGCAAACAGGAACATCGTCCGATCTCGCGCTTCGAATCTCACGCCAAGCGCAACGCAAGCGTTTCCACGTCACCATTGCGGACGTCTGCTCTTACGACCCCACCGACCTCGTCTCGGAATCCCTGATGCTCTTCCTTGTTTCCACAACAGGCCAAGGTGAATTTCCTACAACCTCTCGGCCGTTCTGGAACTTCCTTCTCCGAAAAGGTATCCCCGAAGACATCTTGGAAGACGTCACATTCGCTGCGTTTGGACTGGGAGATTCGACCTATCCGAGGTTCTGCTGGCCGGTGAGATTGCTCAGTAGAAGACTGAGGGGTCTGGGCGCAAAAGAGCTGGTAGAGCATGGAGAGGGGGATGACATGCATTATTTGGGATTGGAGGGTGAGCTGGGACCTTGGATGAACCGGTTTTGGAGAAAGTTGGACGAGCTGTGTCCGTTGGAGGCGGGAGTGAGGGAGGTGGGGAGAGATGAGTTGTTGCCGCCTTCGGTGACGGTGACAAAGGTAGAGACAGAGGAGGGCAGGCTGAAGGAGAAACACGATGGGAGGGATGCGCTTGGTCGGCATCTGGAGGATCAAGGATGGTCAATATCGATTTTGGACAAGAATCAACGCATGACGGCTACCGATCACTTTCAAGACGTTCGTCTGCTCGAGTTTGTCCGTCTCAACCAGACGGATGTCGAAGAAGATAAGAGACAGATAGGCGAGAACGAAGAGATTTCCAGAGGCTCGGCTTCTGCGCTGGATGGTATCTCCATCCAAACTTACCGACCAGGTGATATCCTTTGTCTACACCCGATCAATGACGCTGCCTCTGTCACCGAGATGTTGTCtcgcctcgacctcgatgcGGATACCCTGGTCAGCCTCGCGGGCAGCACCATCCCTTCGACTGTGCCACAATCGCCCGCACACATGTCCGTGCGGGACCTCTTGACACACCATCTCGATTTTACCTCGGTCCCAACCAACTCGTTCTTTGAGCAGATCCGGCTCTTCTCACCCACCGGCTCTCAGGAACGCGAAAAGCTGGACGAGTATTGCGGCATCTTTCCGGAAGAGGAACTGGCTAAAGGGGCAAACCCTCAAGATGGTATTGATGAAATGTACGAATACGCCCAGAGACCGAGGCGAACGATCAAAGAGGTATTGGACGAGTTCAAATCGGTTCAGGTGCCTTTGGCGTATATTGCAGATGTGCTGCCTTGGATCAAGCCAAGAGAGTTCAGCATTGCCAGTGCCCCACCAGCGAACAGCGAGCGGGAGAAGCGCGTGTCGGAAGAGCCGCACGCAATACAGCTTAGCGTAGCCATGGTCAAGTACAAGACGCGCCTTCGCAAAGCACGCACAGGGTTGTGCACAAGATGGCTTTCCTCGTTGCCGCTCGGTTCGCGCGTTCCGGTTGTTATCAAGCCAGGTTACCTCACGCTGCCACCTGCGCAAGCTCCGCTCATCTTGATCGGACCAGGAACAGGCTGCGCACCCTTACGCTCGCTTGTCATCGATCGTCTTTCGAATTCTACCCTTGCACGCTCCGAAATCCACCTCTTTCTCGGCTTCCGGTATCGAACCAAGGACTACCTCTTCCAGCACGACTGGCAACATCTCCAACAATCGTATGCTAACCAGTTTCATCTCCACACAGCTTTCAGTCGAGACGGAGAAGCGAAGACGTATGTCCAAGACCTGATCGTCAAGCCAGACAACGCCCATGTGCTGTGGGAGGCGATCACCGAGAGGAATGCGTGGATTGTTGTGGCTGGTGCTTCGGGAAAGATGCCGGAACAGGTTAGGGGCGCATTTGAAAGCATCGCGAGAAGTCAGGGTGGAATGGATGAGGAGCAGGCAAAGAGGTTCATGGATGCGTTGGAGCGGCAGAGGAGGTGGCAGGAAGAGTGTTGGGGTTGA
- a CDS encoding protein phosphatase regulator REG1 (related to REG1 - regulatory subunit for protein phosphatase Glc7p), giving the protein MLSTPQPYPTVANNVPAPDDAQIESRMPTVCVDYLSHQWTDEDVWSSWKAMTKQKNQIANGVRLENASWRTWAKQRGNLKTISPETLNWLKDSDVTWLYGPLHEHVESVPPPKLATTADRLDLDDGHRVRSILKHRTISDMLTTPGNATSPNIELETNPIDDHMQQQDRQAEQAAAAQRKPLFSVKSDSNLVSKAPKRAGSSPNAMPLVSAQKKKSPSINRADSMGPDEKRHISFNHRVEQCIALDHQYPDYDDYDEDEFDEEDEDASSEEEEVLTMKSSPRTSPAISHASASSSKNSELQVTIAKLAPTRLKTSEIYPAPSPAVVDPTGFLATRANNGSTVSTYPAQYGYARAGVPANHGDPTARGVQWDLDDDFHGDFDYFDGPDMEDGSGDHANSNGPVFNTGDAASSPDAPRTYGSFFDHSESDRTDGSTSSTSPQDLAAAAPEQSQASVAPRGILKHRIVHQTPAEDYESRSLEAEGDYDVLGTSHHESSSFVDAYESSRGDNSRERGRPSQRLGSSTSYERIQEAARQGRVRTNSATSSGHSPTNSTVNGSYDRYSAASASPTSSSSSPANARSNVRSSGDSFRSGAKDGPRDGTDGLGAGDAAPHGGKARPVANRSLNEYDSDGQGSYGLASPHFPASPHLDAKDNAGSNRSSQDRDGDRYMYGEERSYWSDDRKGGSKAASARANSSSSSAAATELSVDVSNIPSNAPRATKAGSVTSPDGPVEVGPTPLNTPTFILARASGKRRSGSGSGADISGGGPSSPTLPRRTSATGALVAPHNSEPRVPLAHDYVEEDEGGIIGRAVEIVNTARDLIGALLGTGDRGRSWREG; this is encoded by the exons ATGTTGTCCACCCCGCAGCCGTATCCCACCGTTGCCAACAACGTGCCGGCTCCCGACGATGCTCAGATCGAGTCACGCATGCCCACCGTCTGCGTCGACTACCTCAGTCACCAGTGGACTGACGAAGATGTGTGGAGCAGCTGGAAGGCCATGACAAAGCAAAAGAACCAGATTGCCAACGGCGTCAGGCTCGAAAATGCAAGTTGGCGTACATGGGCAAAGCAGCGCGGCAACCTCAAGACTATCAGCCCCGAAACACTCAACTG GCTGAAAGACAGCGATGTGACGTGGTTGTATGGTCCGCTCCACGAGCACGTCGAGTCCGTTCCACCTCCCAAACTTGCTACCACCGCAGATCGCTTGGATCTCGACGATGGTCACCGCGTCCGTTCCATCCTCAAGCATCGCACCATTTCCGACATGCTCACAACACCAGGAAACGCCACTTCACCCAATAttgagctcgagaccaACCCCATTGATGACCACATGCAACAACAGGATCGCCAGGCTGAGCAagccgccgctgctcagcGCAAGCCGCTGTTTTCCGTTAAATCCGACTCGAATCTCGTCAGCAAGGCGCCCAAGCGCGCCGGAAGCTCGCCCAACGCCATGCCTTTGGTCTCGGCGCAAAAGAAAAAGTCTCCCAGCATCAATCGCGCCGACAGCATGGGCCCCGACGAAAAGCGTCACATCAGCTTCAACCACCGTGTCGAGCAGTGCATCGCATTGGATCACCAGTATCCCGACTACGACGACTACGATGAGGACGAAttcgacgaggaagacgaggatgcaagcagcgaagaggaggaagtGCTCACCATGAAATCGAGTCCAAGAACTTCACCTGCCATTTCTCACGCTTCGGCCTCTTCCTCGAAAAACTCGGAACTCCAAGTAACCATCGCCAAGCTGGCCCCGACTCGTCTCAAGACTTCCGAGATATATCCAGCGCCCTCCCCCGCCGTAGTCGATCCCACCGGCTTCCTTGCCACGCGCGCCAACAACGGCAGCACCGTATCCACGTATCCCGCCCAGTACGGCTACGCCCGTGCCGGTGTCCCAGCCAACCATGGCGATCCCACCGCACGAGGCGTTCAATGGGATCTTGATGATGATTTCCACGGCGATTTTGACTATTTCGACGGCCCAGACATGGAAGACGGCTCGGGCGACCATGCCAACTCGAATGGGCCGGTTTTTAACACAGGCGACGCTGCGAGCAGCCCTGACGCTCCCCGAACCTACGGAAGCTTCTTTGACCATAGCGAGTCAGACAGGACTGACGGATCCACATCATCCACGTCGCCTCAAGATCtagcagccgcagcaccGGAACAGTCGCAGGCCAGTGTTGCACCCAGAGGTATCCTCAAGCATAGAATCGTGCACCAAACTCCCGCAGAGGATTACGAATCGCGCAGTCTCGAGGCCGAGGGCGACTATGACGTTCTCGGCACCTcgcatcacgaatcttcCTCGTTTGTAGATGCGTACGAGTCGTCGCGCGGCGACAATTCACGTGAGCGTGGTCGACCCTCACAACGGCTCGGTAGCTCGACGAGCTACGAGCGCATCCAGGAGGCAGCCAGACAAGGACGCGTACGCACCAACAgtgccacctcgtccggACACTCGCCGACCAATTCGACCGTCAACGGTAGCTACGACCGATATTCAGCCGCATCGGCCAGCCCGacttcctcgtcgtcgtcgcccGCCAATGCGCGGAGTAATGTACGGAGTAGTGGCGATTCCTTTCGGAGCGGCGCCAAGGACGGTCCGCGAGATGGAACTGATGGACTTGGAGCTGGAGATGCAGCACCGCACGGAGGAAAGGCGCGTCCGGTCGCGAATCGGTCCTTGAACGAGTACGACTCGGACGGGCAAGGCTCGTACGGTTTGGCCAGCCCGCATTTCCCTGCAAGCCCGCATCTGGATGCAAAAGACAATGCGGGCTCGAACCGATCTTCGCAAGATCGTGATGGCGATCGGTACATGTACGGCGAAGAAAGGAGCTATTGGTCGGACGACAGAAAAGGCGGTTCCaaagctgcttctgcacGAGCGAattcgagctcgtcgagtgCGGCTGCTACCGAGCTGAGCGTCGACGTGTCTAACATCCCGAGTAATGCGCCACGCGCCACGAAAGCGGGTAGCGTTACGAGCCCTGATGGTCCGGTAGAGGTGGGGCCTACGCCGCTCAATACGCCCACATTCATTCTGGCGAGGGCGAGCGGCAAACGTCGCTCTGGTTCAGGAAGTGGAGCCGATATCTCTGGCGGCGGTCCATCGAGCCCTACTCTGCCACGGAGGACGAGTGCGACAGGAGCGTTGGTTGCACCTCACAATTCGGAGCCTCGTGTACCGCTAGCACACGATTACGTAGAGGAGGACGAAGGCGGTATCATCGGACGAGCAGTCGAGATCGTCAACACGGCAAGAGACTTGATTGGCGCGCTGTTGGGTACAGGTGATCGGGGCAGGTCGTGGCGTGAAGGCTAG
- a CDS encoding uncharacterized protein (related to EXG1 - exo-beta-1,3-glucanase (I/II), major isoform): MTGRRPRSRAAEPYKLPASPPAAAVEEPLLNANNSLNTEPDASGDASLQPLSPPRWSRSNSRYSPDERDQDPLFVETSLTSSNSAYPAQRAASPGNPIPIQERPFTPPFARPGSRPLSSSSSYLFATRSQSDYDSVYQLWRQSGTPSSFREFAEDNDSTSGYRDYRRGSSAMDLEKIEAYRAGATDSALPESAQKEYQGLHKGQGGKKGRKDYRAVGLAKYGRGKDQRISTSKKCLILTAVALVIAVLTVAIVVPITQILLKPAPANAGAENGGSDNGSGPANNSASNPTPEKQVAIWGTNGSVIDLGNGNNFTYINNFGGRWASEPLNNTAQAQNYTPPLDQEFDFSRNRMLGVNLGGWLVTEPFIVPALYEPYENTSNPAIDEFTLSQRYRSEGGIDNLRQKMTDHYDTFITEQDFASIAAAGLNWVRLPIGFWALETYANEPYLEGVSWNYVLKAIQWARKYGLRINLDLHAVPGSQNGYNHSGRVGFINFLQGLMGKANGERTTDYIRQITQFISQPEIRNVVPMFSVINEPYAITIGQPALEAWYSQLYTTLRAITGTGAGNGPYITIHDGFLPLNSWQGFLSGGDRIAWDTHPYLCFAEQNTDPWDVQILKPCQQFTSLLDNARSNMGVAMGGEMSLAINDCGLFLNGVGQGTRYDGTYRGPVSGNFPRMGSCQPFDDYENYSSSTKQGLRRFALTSMDSLQDFFFWTWKIGNSLRTGKPSAPMWSYSLGLQQGWMPTNPLGESSGACAAQAARLRTSVPTATWGRAFQSWQTGGAGSYSPSTDSWPPQSMVSANRPVSQLPSYTPTKSMTPVPAPTFSVTASVSGQPTAAPTIGSWFNSALNSAFYTQIAGCIYPPDQYNLTGWDASGWPCSGGQQRREVLARAQPTPLA; the protein is encoded by the coding sequence ATGACGGGACGTCGCCCACGCAGTCGTGCCGCCGAACCCTACAAACTTCCCGCCTCGCCACCCGCTGCTGCGGTCGAAGAGCCTCTGCTCAATGCCAACAACTCGCTCAACACAGAACCAGATGCCAGTGGCGATGCATCGCTTCAGCCACTATCGCCACCACGATGGTCGCGCAGCAACTCTCGATACAGTCCGGACGAGCGTGACCAAGATCCGCTCTTCGTCGAGACTTCTTTGacctcgtccaactcgGCATACCCAGCACAACGAGCTGCTTCACCAGGAAACCCAATTCCTATCCAGGAAAGACCTTTCACACCGCCCTTCGCCCGTCCAGGCTCCAGACCTCTTTCTTCCTCAAGCTCTTACTTGTTCGCTACACGCTCGCAAAGCGATTACGACTCGGTCTACCAGCTTTGGCGTCAGAGCGGAACACCCAGCAGCTTTAGAGAATTTGCTGAGGACAACGATAGCACTAGCGGTTACCGCGACTACAGGCGTGGCAGCTCTGCCATGGATTTGGAGAAGATCGAAGCGTATCGTGCTGGCGCCACCGATTCTGCATTGCCGGAGTCAGCTCAGAAAGAGTATCAAGGACTTCACAAAGGTCAGGGCGGTAAGAAGGGCCGTAAGGACTATCGAGCCGTTGGTCTCGCCAAATACGGTCGTGGCAAAGACCAGCGCATATCAACATCTAAGAAATGCCTGATCCTCACCGCTGTCGCTCTTGTGATCGCGGTTTTGACCGTCGCCATTGTGGTTCCGATCACACAAATTTTGCTCAAGCCAGCCCCGGCCAACGCGGGAGCGGAGAACGGCGGTTCCGACAACGGTTCGGGTCCCGCCAACAACTCAGCTTCCAACCCCACTCCAGAGAAGCAGGTGGCCATCTGGGGTACTAATGGCTCCGTCATTGATCTGGGTAACGGCAACAACTTCACCTATATCAACAACTTTGGCGGTCGATGGGCTTCGGAACCGCTCAACAACACTGCCCAGGCTCAGAATTACACGCCTCCACTGGATCAAGAGTTTGACTTTTCCCGCAATAGGATGCTCGGCGTCAATCTCGGTGGATGGCTTGTCACCGAACCCTTCATTGTCCCCGCTCTGTACGAGCCATACGAGAACACTTCGAACCCTGCGATCGATGAGTTCACCTTGTCACAGCGATACCGTTCGGAAGGTGGCATTGACAACCTGCGCCAAAAGATGACCGATCACTACGACACCTTCATCACCGAACAGGACTTTGCCAGCATTGCTGCAGCCGGCCTGAATTGGGTTCGCTTGCCCATCGGCTTTTGGGCTCTCGAGACCTACGCGAACGAGCCGTACCTGGAAGGTGTCTCTTGGAACTATGTTCTCAAAGCCATTCAGTGGGCCCGCAAGTATGGTCTGCGTATCAACCTCGATCTACATGCTGTTCCCGGCTCGCAAAACGGCTACAACCATTCTGGCCGTGTTGGATTCATCAATTTCTTGCAAGGCCTGATGGGCAAAGCCAACGGCGAACGCACCACGGACTATATTCGACAAATCACACAATTCATCAGCCAGCCCGAGATCCGCAACGTTGTGCCCATGTTCAGTGTCATCAACGAGCCTTacgccatcaccatcgGACAACCGGCGCTCGAAGCGTGGTATTCGCAGCTCTACACCACGCTGCGCGCCATCACCGGTACCGGTGCGGGCAACGGGCCCTAcatcaccattcacgatggttTCTTGCCTCTCAACTCGTGGCAAGGCTTCCTGAGTGGCGGCGATCGTATCGCCTGGGACACGCATCCCTACCTTTGTTTTGCTGAGCAAAATACGGATCCCTGGGACGTCCAGATCCTCAAGCCGTGCCAGCAATTTACGTCTCTTCTCGACAATGCTCGCTCCAACATGGGTGTCGCCATGGGAGGTGAGATGTCGTTGGCCATCAATGACTGTGGCCTCTTTTTGAACGGCGTCGGCCAGGGCACCCGCTACGATGGCACTTATCGAGGGCCTGTAAGCGGCAATTTCCCCAGAATGGGTTCTTGTCAGCCATTCGATGACTACGAAAACTactcgagcagcacgaaGCAGGGATTGCGCCGTTTCGCGTTGACTTCGATGGACTCGCTGCAAGACTTCTTCTTCTGGACCTGGAAGATTGGCAACAGTCTGCGAACAGGAAAACCGAGTGCACCTATGTGGTCGTACTCGTTGGGACTGCAGCAAGGGTGGATGCCCACCAACCCGTTGGGTGAATCGAGTGGCGCCTGTGCGGCGCAGGCGGCCCGTTTGCGTACCTCGGTACCGACAGCCACATGGGGAAGGGCATTCCAGTCGTGGCAGACAGGCGGCGCAGGAAGCTATTCACCAAGCACCGATTCTTGGCCTCCGCAGTCGATGGTGTCGGCCAACCGACCAGTCTCGCAGCTGCCCAGCTACACGCCCACCAAGTCGATGACGCCTGTTCCTGCGCCGACATTCTCGGTTACTGCCAGCGTTTCCGGTCAGCCAACTGCGGCGCCCACGATCGGATCCTGGTTTAACTCGGCTCTAAACAGCGCCTTCTATACCCAGATCGCTGGATGCATCTATCCTCCTGACCAGTACAATCTGACGGGATGGGATGCTTCCGGCTGGCCCTGCAGCGGCGGTCAGCAACGTAGAGAGGTTTTGGCGCGTGCGCAGCCCACTCCACTTGCTTAA